The Glycine soja cultivar W05 chromosome 15, ASM419377v2, whole genome shotgun sequence region TGAAAAGTAGTGTAtcttaaaactttttatttatgcaTTTGAACATTCTCAAGAGCTTACTTCAGagtcttgctttttttttaaaaaaaagagcttACTTCATTAGTTTATTCATGCGTCTTAAAAATTTGGTAACTTCTTTTCAATGATAGGAAACTCTGATTGCGGATAAGAAATGCAAGTTTGTTTGTAGAATTGTAGTAATATTCTCTTTAATTTGAGCACACTTTGACAGGGTTAATTTTGCACATCTGTATTCTTGGAAGTTATGCGATGTTAGCATAACTTGAAGTGATCGCAACAAGTCCAAAGATTATTTCTACTGTTCAGGCTTTATAGttaaatatcttaaatttgGAAGCGACGGCATGATTGAAAGATTAGTGTTCATATTCATACCATTGCTTTATGTCAACAAAGTGTGGACATAAAAGATAGAGCTAGAAAGCCGAAACTGCCTAGATCAGAGTTGTTCGCGTCAATTAAGTGTGACGGGaataaaaaattcagaaaacaaaattaattaaactataaTTTATCGTATATGAAATGATGTAGACCAATATAAGCTACATGTGTCGCACAGCAcagctttaaaaaaattgacaggCACTATAATCTGAAGGGTTCAGGACCACGTACATGAACAatacttcattttcatttttgtttaaagTTAAATTAAGCTTTTAGCAAAAAGATGTATATCATCAGGTATGCGAAATTTCCACTCATTTCCCGTCTCACAGGAGAAAAGATAAACTTATCAGAAATTTTCTATTAGTTTTTTAAAGCACGTTGTTCTCGCATATTTACATGCAAAGTATACAAGACAACAGAGGAAGTGAGGAATCATGGATTCATAGTAAAATGACATTTAATTATTCAACATGTacaaacatcaaagacaaaaaaatatgaatgcCAACGAGTCATCAACCAGAATACACCACTGCGCTGCCCTTACAATATTCACAATCCAAATCATTCATACAATCACACAACCGACAGATAcataataatgaaaaagaaacCTAGAATACTCAACCCACCTCTCAATTACAACGTAGAAAAGAGAATCACCTATGATTCCACCCTCAACACGTAAAACAAAGTAACCTTTACTACTACCACAACATGCTATGTATCCAACAAATGGGGCCCCAGCAAGTCATGATGAAAACACAACACCACGCTCCTCATTCAAGCACTCCCCAACATTGAACTTTCTTCTTGGTACTTTAGAGTCTACGCTAGCATGATATGCGTACAAGCTTGGAAGAGAGGAGAGAACAAAGCACAAAATCAGGAATGAAAAGGAGGAGGGTGGAGAGTGGGACCCCAGTTACCTAACGCGCATGCATTCGATCAACAAGAGAATTCAAAACTCCTGGAGAAAAAAAGTGTCCTCATTTACAGCACAGCAATCCACTATCATCTCCCATCCATTCAATCTCTCTGTGATCTTTAATCCTCCAAAcgctaaaagataaaaaatcttGGTCATCAACTTTAAATCCCAAACCCCATATTTCTTCAATTGCAGTGGCAAAGGGCAGTACTATCTATTGCTGTTTTTGCCCCTTCACTGCTACACTATAAATACTCCTCGAGAAAGAGGATAAAAGAAGCAGATGCTAAGTTGAAAACTTGCAATGCAACAAATCTAATCATTCAACAGATACAACTTTTTTCACCACCCATGTGCCCTTCAACCAACCATATTGTAACCACCACAATGAGCACTTAGTGATATTTCAGTGTACCAGCTTGGGACGCCAAAGATTTCAAGTACTCAATAGTACCATCAATGACTAACAGGGGATGCTTTCCTTTTGCTCCAGGAATAAAGTTCTCGAGAACTCTCAACAATTCACGGATTTTATCCTTTTTCAATTGAATATCAGCAGGTGTTGGATTATCTTCTTTAGTTTGCCTTGCAGCATACACCCCGCCACTACTAGAATACTTTGATTCAGCATCACTGGCATACTCGCACATTTCATTTAGCCTTTCGGAACTAGCACTGTCCATGAGTGGTGGTAGTGTATTGTATCCACTATCAATTAACTTCTGCCTTTTGTTTGGCCAATCAGAGCCAGCAACCTCCTTCTTCATGCCTGCAAACTGTTCTTGCATCACATAAGTTCTTTTTGTAACCAATGGAGAATGACCAGTACTTGTtacctcatcatcatcatcatcatcagaataaAGCAATGCATTGATTTCTTCTGTGTCTTCATGCATTTCACTTTCTTCATTGTCTATATGATCTTTACCAGTCTCTTCGGGTGAAGTGTATATGGGTAAATGCTTTTGGCCCATATTAGTTGCCTGTGCTTCCATGTTTACATGATAAACTTGAGCAAATTTTGTAGCAGTAACAGTTGGACTTTGGACAAGAGAGAAGACAGGACTATAAAGCATCCTTGTCTTACTACCAGAGTGGTCAAAAATAAGTAACTTCTTCTGGAAAGATGCATGATTTGCATTTTGCATAGCCCCTCCAGTATGTGTTTCTTTCAAATATGGTTCTGAATGAGGATACTGATGGAACCCATGCACTTCATTGGTCTGCTCAGTCTTCCAGTTTGGGAGAGCAGGAGCTGTGAATCCTGGAAACACGCTGACAGCAGGAAAGATGCATGTGCTGGGGTTCATATAAGCTGAATGAACCTGCGAACTGGGCTCTGCCGAGGTGCAGGAGCAATTTAAGTAAGGTGATGGCCAAGCCACATGCTGTGGGTAAGGCCAAGACCTGTGATCCTTAAccattcaacaaataaaatgaccTAAAGAACAATAGAATTGATCAATTAATGCTGATGACGAAAAACTAGACCCTTTCAGatgtaaagataaaaaaaataacatttgaaaATACATACCAGTGCCTTGATATGGGATCTTGAATGACTTGCTGCTTCTCTTGGGAACAAATGACAGAAATAGAAAACTACAAACTTCAGCTTAAAGAGAAATAATTGCAAAGCAATCTACGTTACAGGCTTAAGCAAATGGCGGAAGTACTCAGCCTGCAAATGTTAGAAGATAGCACTCATCATCCATAAGCTCATAAAATTATCTGATAGTCAATACCAAAAGTTTTCGCGATCATTGATCATGATGTATATGTTCTATGCACAAAATAGgcataaatgaaaattttcttcaAACAGCTGGTTTCAAAATCATGCCTACAGTTACAGAAAAGAACTGCAATAAACACTAAAAATCAGCAACAGCTTACAAACCTGACAATCGTGCAAAGGTTGAAAGCATGCTATCACTCTAACAATAATTGCTGGTTCACCTTTAATGCCACTCTCATGTTTCAAAGCCCGGAATCTTGTTTGGCTTGCTGCTTGGCACACCATAACGTCTTTTGATCGTACCACACTAGAATGTAATGCACACACCAAGAAAATGCCCCAATGGAATGTGATAATGAAGGAACCAAgctaattataaaatcaaaatcagcTAGAACTATAGAACTATATGAGACGATGACAAATAACACTGAAGATACAAAATACCAGGCTCTATCTTCACTTCCTAACCTTCAGCCAATTCTATACTCATCTGAAGAAATGATCAAACAGTGGTTGCCTTCCATggcagtagttaaaaataaggGACTAAACTCCAAAAGTAACAAAGTAAAAGGGTTTATGGTATTGGAGACCTATAGAATAACTTTACAATATAAGTTCAAGCGTACAACTTGACGATACACATCAACCAAAAGACCCAACCAACGCATGCtgatttcttcaagattcaaCAATTGCTTAGAACTTCAGGATTCAGGAAGATGTTATGCCCTCAACACCAATTACTCTGAAACAGTATTAAAACAATTTCATGTTGGCAAACatagtaacaacaacaacagtgtttattatatataaaaaaaatattctccaaAATCATAGAAACAAATTTAATGTTTCAAATGAGAAAGCATCAATAACTACTATGAGGCTGTGACAAAGGAAAAACTCATTGCAGCATATAACTCAGCCATTCgtttcttcaaaaaaataaagctGTAGGAGCCTCACCACTCTGCTAATTTTCTCATCCAATTTTGTAGATTATAGAGAAAGTAATCATCATGCTGCTAACTTGATGGCAACAAAGAAAGAAGGCCATGAAGCCCACTTGGCCCAGTAGGATCACTACCCAATTACTTAATTTAATTCCTTGAAATTTCTAGTTGTTCTACTCAATGacaaggagaaaaaaaagataaaaataaaataaaattaaagactaTGTAATCCTCAAATTTGTCAGCAACCTAAGTAGGATAGTTTAACAGCAAGATgatccaaataataataataaaaaaaatccaaatccaaTTTCCATCACGGAGATCGTAGCCCGAATTGAATTCAAGCCATAACCTTTAACATGTTGTTTCTGTTAGCCACAAACCAAAGAACAGGTAAGAAAAGCCAGAAAACGAACAGATGAATCAGCTTTTGAAAGACTTACAGATAAATGAAGGCTGGAGAGAttggttttgaaaatttgaGGTTTGAGGAAACAGAGTGAACAGTGAGGAAGGAAATTTTCTGGAGGAAGGTTATGTTGTGTTGTGCATGCCCACCACTATATAGACAATCAAATCTCACTTTTGCCCTTCCTTTCATTTCCCGGTTTTATTTTCACCCTTTCCCCGCATAagctatttttttattgcagTAAATTACAgtaaactagtttttttttttttctttcgttATTGTCACTGCTAAACgtcatttttgtaaattaaaattattcaaatgttATTTGATATTAACTATCGGACAGTGAAATGTTAGAAATACTTAATTATAAGAGTTTGATCAATaatattgtaattgataataaaaataagactttataaattatattaaattaaataaaaactttgCCTAAAACTTTAGAGTTTTGCTGTCACAATTCTACACTTAAGGAAGGTGCATGTACCTAGTAGGTAAAAGGAtgggaattaaaagaaaataaactaatcATGTAATATTATTAAACCAACAACCTCAACAttattagttttcttttctagtaaattactattttaatgATTCCTAAAATTTTAGACTGTTGTCATAATAgttcctaaaattaaaatatgtcaaataaatcccagaaattgaaatttgttagTTATATTAGTCTTTAGCGTTAGTTTTGTTAAGAACTACAACAATAGTAAGAACAATTATAAGAATTATAATGTTAGTCATATTAGGCCTTATCGCTAGTTTTGTTCAGGATTATGGGGATAAGATTCTTttacaacttttatttttaatttcaatatcaagttgttgtcttttttttcatcttcttttggCTGGTGATCAAGTTGTTGTCCTGTCCaattatgtttataaattgagataaaaaaaaattatatggacTACAAACCAAAATCACTATTTGGTAGGATATAAAAGTTAttctaagtttaaaaaaaataatgattacatCTTATCAATTATTCATcttatatattactttttaaattgCTCCTTAAAACTTCAGATTATCCTTTCCAACGAAGTGGAATTCATAAAATATACGATCTTACTAGTTGATATGTAATGATTGAAGATTTAACCATAATTTTCTTTTGGTGACATGTAACTTCGACCAAAGTCCTCAGTCCTTACCAATCTAATTAGCAAACTGTGAAAGTTGCTTAAGAAATGAATCGATGCAGGTGGCCCTAATTAACTGGCGATCATTAAAAGCATTAGCATACTTGTCATATGGTTGAATGGttataataatcaaaacaaTTATGATGATTGATGACAATAACATTGCCGAAACGAAAGTCACAGTTCAGTAGAGCAGAGACATAAACATGTGCCATTCACTCATGAATAATCTAACACACTCATTAGCATCGTAATTTGTTGTTAGCTAGTCATTGAAATGCAACCAAACCCGAGGGCCCAATCGCCCCCACCAAAGTGAGCACATTGGCACGAGGTACATGGAATGAATGATACAATAGCATGAccataaaaataagagaattatGCAAATGGTAGATCCATCAAGTGCAACATGCATTTTTAGCCCACTAACAACAATCatccaatctaatatattacACCCGTGCATTTGATGAAAAGCcaaaagaaggagaagaaagacTCGAAATTTATAAAAGGGGCAATATCATCCAATAATTCATGTATAATATTGTAAATTATATGCATGGTGCTATACCATTTTGCTTGGAGTGGAGGGCACAAGCACCAAATACCAAAAATCTATCATGAGGTCTTCCCTTTCGGTTACAGCTACACCAAAGTGCGGTTGGATTTCAGAGATTGGATGCTAGAATTCAGGGATTCATTTAAACTTTATAATTAAAGAACATACATGAAATTGATTGCTTTCtgatttttatctcattttaaaGGCAAAGGCAAAAAAATGCATATCTTCAGGCTCCACAACATTTTCCCCAGCAAATGTTTTTTCAGTGAGCTTTATCAGAGGCACTAATAGTAGTTGGCCGACTAAATAGATTTTGTGAGCAAAATGCCAAATTACTATTATCTAAAACGCGGTTACAAGATCTTTGTTCTGAAATGCACTGCTTGAATGCAACTTTAGCAGTATTGGTGGTTGGAATATTGGAAATGATTTACAATGCAAAATTAGACTGTTGAAAAGCATTCATGATAGTTTGATCATCATTGTATTGGTAGATATAACATCTTTTCACCATTAAAATTTGGAAGGTCTAGTGATGGGAATGCAGCGTTGACAATTTGAAATGTTTTCTCTCATTTGAATATTATAGTAGTTAATAGTCTAATTCATGGTTCCAAAACTAGAAATAACTCACTTCTTCGTTCAAAACATGCAaacttttatcttcttttttttatctattgtattttgaattttcttgTGCTTCTGAGTGTGTATATGTATGCAAGTTTTACAAAAATAGTTAATCACGTTGAAAGTAAATTGCGATTTCTAGTAAACTTTATATATAATGTCAAGGTTTTAATATTGGAGTCACCACTTTGAGGACTTTACCCGACATTACTCTTAAAGATTAATGTCATAATTGGTCAAGGACCAAATGTCTGCTTGTTTAACCTTTATTCTGCTACTACCACAAAAATAGCGCATCACAAGGGCATTCTTACACATAAAATAGGTTTGGGGAATTCCCTATGGTAAAATCTTAATTGACAGTCTCTGAAACACCAATAAAAACATGCCACAAACTAATACATTTTTATACATACTAATTTTACTTTTGCttgaagtaaaattttaaaagattctaACAGATAAAATTGGTTTAGGTAATGATACTTACACATAAAATTCTCTTCACTTCTTTACCTTGcttatttgcaaaaaaaaaaaaaattaaaaaaatcttgatgatttttttattatttcttgctTTATTATTATACAACTCAAATTTATATGATGTTGAGTCTAAGCACAAGAGTTAAGGTCAACATGTAGATTTAAGAGTTTTTTCTACCTGGGTAGCATTTGTCTTTTTATCCTCGAGCCTCCATAAAGGAGAGTCAGTATGCTTATCAAGAAGCAATTGCATACATGGAATTGTTGATTCATGGGTCTGTTTTCGCTACTACTGCAAGATCATGGGACTGACATTGGCACATCCTAATAGCCAGATTCACAAAACATCTTCTAGGTAGTTGTTTCTTGCGACTTTTTTACGTTCTGAAAAGGTTAATccgaaatataattttacactcTGAAAAGGCTAACCgagaatgtaattttacattctgGATGGATTAGTTTTTCCAGAATGTAAAAGACGtcattaattcaaaatataagttAGCCTTTCTGGAATCTAAAAAAGGTGTAGGAAGCAATTTGTAAGGTGCATTGGAATTATTGTTACTTTGTATAGGCCTAGTTAAGGACATTAAATGAAACAATTGCTTTTTGAAAAGGttgttgctatttgcaccttaTTTACTACTATACTCTACTTTTCTTCTTAAATTACcattatctttttcttcctctaaTATAAcctttactgtttttttttccaagatAAACACTCCCTTCTCTAAACACTACCTTTATTTGGATTAGGAGATTGCTTAGAGTCTTATTCTTCCTCAAATACAACCTTTACTTGTTTTTCTTCTACATAGACACCCCCTTCTCTAGACATTATCTTTATTTGAATTAGGAGACGTTGTTTAGAATCTTTGGGCATTCAAGAGAAACTTTTACCTGGTTTTTTTCAAGATAAACACctgagtgttgctaggtgcacccagcattctttaaaaatggaaaaattgtCCCTGCTAATTTCTCCCcttatgaatcaagttgatccgtaaaagacttacggatcaagttgatccgtaagtcttaaaaattaacttacggatcaacttgatccgtaagggatatttttgtctttttgtggtcagtgctgggtgcacctagcagcacTCTAAACACCTCCTCTAGGCACTACCTTTATTTGGATTAGGAGACGTTTAGAATCTTCGATCATTCTAGAGTGCTACAAAAATATCCTTGTTTTTGGTGCATGGTAGTGTTTTCTTCATGTGTTTGTGTCATGGTGATTGTCGCTTTGGTGTGGATAACAGAAGATTCGTAGGTTCAAGTTTTTCTTAGTTGAGGGAAGCCTACCACATAATTAAGAAATtcaattaaggtaaaaagggtTTAATGtaagtaaattaataattttaatttgtgaaaTTGTGATGGTGAGAAATTGATGCCGATTTTGGCTAGAAGTGGGTTTCAGAACCTAATCTGTATCCAAGTGAAGTTGAATTTGTATGACGTTCTCCAAAAGCCTTAGTTGCTTTAGGGCAATAATGGGTAGAGAGGGGGTGcattttttctaaaagaaaatggGTAAAGAGAATTCTAtaggaggaagaaaaaaaatgagggcatataaaataaaaggaaaaagtaaTGTTGGGGTATAATAGTAAAAAGGAGGTTCAAATGACATTTGCCTTTAAAATCGATGTAAAAGTAATAcaaatattgttattgaattaGTTTATGGTTTGGTCCTTGGGATTAACACAAGCGCTTACCATGCGTAGAGCTTACAATTCGAGTCTGTCCGGTTCATTTGGGTTGGTCCATTACAAATTTACAAGCTACATACTTTCAAGTTGAGAAATTTTGCTAGTCCATCCTAATACATGGGTTGAGAAATTGAAGCTTTGTTTGAAGCAGACGAGgggaataactttttttttagaggacGAAGGGAATAACTCAAGTAAGAAGTATCctccgagaaaaaaaaaaaacaaagacccAGGTTCGAGGCTGTCGTCGGTGGGCTCAGAGATGACATAGAAAATCACACAAGCGGCATGAAAATAGGGCGCTATTACCTTGCAACTAGCACAAAGCTTGGCTTGTAGCAACAGCTCTATCAACAGAAGCAAATCGTGGTGGCAATAACGCTATTATTATTAGCAATAGCAAAGTCTGGTATCAATCTATACGAAATGTGATGTCACAATTATAAACTTGGGGTGAATGGTCAAGGACTAGATTCTTTATGATAAACAAAAACATCTATAGCCCTTCACTTGGAAGCAGAACCTAAGGTGATGCATTGCTAGATAATAGTAGTATTAATTTGCAAAGAAATGGGGAAGAAAGTAAAGGCTACCCAATATAATATTAGAGAGTTTGAGATCATTCAGAAAGTTATTTAGTATTTCACTTGGACAACTCAACCACTGTAGATATCACCCACAAGTCACAATGTGGGGATACCATTGTACAAGTCCATGAAAATGGAAGAATTTTATTCTTTAGGACAGAGACAGACTACCAAGGTTTTCATTGCGCACTTAAGACTTCGATTTCAAATTCCAAGACAGAGTTGGGCCGTATTCCCCAAGCAGGAAAGCCACCAGCACCATAAGCATAATCCGGAGAGCACTGCAAGATTATCAACAATATGAACAACAGGGTCTATTCAATTTAATAACCTTCCACTTAAGAAGAAAGTAACAAACAAACCAAGAGCTAAGAATCAAGGAAATACAATGAATTTGGGACCAACAACCTTAAATGGATTCCCTTTCCCAGGAAAGTTCAACATATGGTAAGGCTAATTTTGTAATGTCACCTCTACCAAGAACACTCAGTTGGATATAATGtcagaaaaaagaaattgaattatGCACATGAAAGCATATATATGTTGCGTTGAAAATAGACATCAAGGATTTTCCAACAAGTGACAATCTGAGCCATGACAAAGATTCTAAGACACTAGGATATTTTGACCATCTTTATATATAGCGAAAAGTTTCAGAACCAAGGGAAAAACAAGATGGATCGCATAATATTCACAATGATTAAAGTGAGAACAAGTAACATCAAAATCAAAGAATAGCTAGTACTTAGTTAATAGCTACAAGTTTCGTAATGAGAGAAAAAGTAAGATTTATAGGAGATAATGTCATAATGTATGCAATAGTTTTCAAGTGAGAACAAGAAGTAAGAGCATAGAAATATTACCCGGAGACGAGCAACTTCACCAATTTGCATGCCAAGCACACCTTCATCCCATCCTACAGTgggaaaataaatcaaaatgggAAAAAGATATTAGGTGTCTACACATGTGAATCAAGATACAAACTCTTATACAAATCAATAGTATTATGTATGTAAAAGCAAGAGGAAGAGAGTGAAAATGGTAAGTATTATTAGTGGATTGGTATACATAGATACCTTTGATAACAGAACCTTGGCCGATTTTGAAAGTGAATGGGTTCTGGCCAGGATCCTTTGTGCTGTAAGTAAGTGTAAGATAAGGAGAGTTAATTaataaagaaggaaaggaaaggaaaggaaGAGAAATGATATAGGTAGGTAACCTCCAGAATTTCTGAGAAAGGTCACCGTTCTTCCCTGCTCACAAAATCGACAAGCACATCAAACAACAGCTAGATCTCACCTAATAAGGAACGCTCAGAGAGAGATTTAGGGTTTAGAAAGGGAGAATGACTAAGTCTAACTCACCGAAACCAGTGCAGTGAACGGTTACGTTCTGACCGGGAATTGGCTTCGGACCGGTGCCAGACCTCAACAACTGCTTCTCCACTCCcatctcctttctttctttagCTTCTCTTCTCCTCTCTCCTCTCCCCTCTTTAGCTCCGCTGCTCTTCTTTTAAATTGGTTCTTCTCTAATGTCACACTAGTTCATCAATTTGATGATAAGTGACAAATTGTGACATGTTATATTATCTAAAGCTTAAAAGTAACATTAAATTTGTTCTTCATATTAGCCCACtagttgattttaattaaaagacttaagtgtccaattatttatgttaatatttttttttataaaaaaaaagtatatgtgaaattaatcttttttaactttttttaaagatatgatttttttttctacaatatgataaatttttagaGATAAAAGACTAAATTAACATGTGTTTTGATATAAAGTGTGGAGATGTTGATCACATTtgagtaaaaatatagaaactTTAAAAATGCATTACTCTCTTTCTAAACtattatttcaaatcaaataaacacttttttgttattaaaaaaaactgtaccaattttttatttgtgccCCTTATCTCTTTTGTTACGGGGTATGATTATTTACATATCGGGGAAACACAGACAGTACAAATACAGACAAGTTCTATCTTCAAAATGAATGACACGGCCCACAACAAAGCAGCAGCCAAGCCATTCCACACACCTGTCCCATGATTTCGAGATGTTTCAATcaatctaaaagaaaaaaagttagatgaacacccattatattatttaataattagagagataaaaaaataaaataaaatataaatatgataaaatttatgttgaaatagagagataaataaaaaaataaaaaagatatttatata contains the following coding sequences:
- the LOC114387578 gene encoding transcription factor SAC51-like, giving the protein MVKDHRSWPYPQHVAWPSPYLNCSCTSAEPSSQVHSAYMNPSTCIFPAVSVFPGFTAPALPNWKTEQTNEVHGFHQYPHSEPYLKETHTGGAMQNANHASFQKKLLIFDHSGSKTRMLYSPVFSLVQSPTVTATKFAQVYHVNMEAQATNMGQKHLPIYTSPEETGKDHIDNEESEMHEDTEEINALLYSDDDDDDEVTSTGHSPLVTKRTYVMQEQFAGMKKEVAGSDWPNKRQKLIDSGYNTLPPLMDSASSERLNEMCEYASDAESKYSSSGGVYAARQTKEDNPTPADIQLKKDKIRELLRVLENFIPGAKGKHPLLVIDGTIEYLKSLASQAGTLKYH
- the LOC114385771 gene encoding peptidyl-prolyl cis-trans isomerase FKBP12 is translated as MGVEKQLLRSGTGPKPIPGQNVTVHCTGFGKNGDLSQKFWSTKDPGQNPFTFKIGQGSVIKGWDEGVLGMQIGEVARLRCSPDYAYGAGGFPAWGIRPNSVLEFEIEVLSAQ